The sequence gtctcgaactcctgacctcaagtgatctgcctgccttggcctcccaaaattccgggattacaggcatgagccaccatgcctggcctctttgcccatttttaaacttggttattattattattgttttgctaTTGAGTATAAGTTTTTAAGCATATTtcagatattaaccccttatcagatatattgtttgcaaatattatctcccagTCTGTCGgctgccttttcattctgttgattacgtcatttgttgtgcagaagctttttagtttgatgtagtctcacTTGTTTACCActgcttttgttgcctgagcATTTGATGTAGTATCCAGAAAATCACTGCCAAAACTAATGTCAATGAGTCtcccccttttattttcttctcggaattttatggtttcaggaCTTGTGTTTaggtctttagtccattttgagttgattttagtAAATGGtataagataagggtccaattccATTTTTTTGGTATGTAGTGTCCATATTTTTTCCTTGGACTTATTTGATATATAGtgggttttcttattttgtttcctgagatTCTTAactcttgatatggtttggctgtgtccccacccaaatctcatcttgaattcctatgtgttgagggagggagtcagtgggaggtaattgaatcatgggggcagtctgtcctgtgctgttctcatgattttaaataagtctcacgagatctgatttttttttttttttttttgagacggagtctcgctctgtcacccagcctggagtgcagtggctcaatcttggctcactgcaagctctgcctcccgggtttacgccattctcctgcctcagcctcctgagtagctgggactacaggcacccgccacctcgcccggctagtttttcgtattttttagtagagacggggtttcaccgtgttagccaggatgatttcgatctcctgacctcgtgatctgcccgtctcggcctcccaaagtgatctgatggttttataaaggggagtttccctgcagaagctctcttctcttgtctgccgccatgtgagatgtgcctttcaacttctgccatgattgtgaggtctcctcagccttgtggaattgtaagtccattaaacctctttattttttatattgcccagtcttgggtatgtctttatcagcagggtgaaaacaaactaatacaaatacCCTTCATATTATCTTTTTCAGCAGGgtgaaaacaaatgaatacaaacCCTCTTCGTATTATCTTGGTCACTTTGTACTGTCTTCTGGGTATTTTTCTTAGAATTAGCTGCTTTCCATTATTCTAGGTGAAGTAACTCagtaatggaaaaccaaacattgcatgttctcactcataagtaggagctaagctatgaggatgtaaaggcaaaagaatgatacaatggactttggggacttgggggaaggggtggaagggaggtgagggataaaagactacaaattgggtactgtgtatactgcttgggtgatgggtgcaccaaaatctcagaaatcaccgctGAAGAATTCACTCTTATAagcaaataccacctgttcttccaaaacctatcaaaaaaaaaaaaatttaaaaagaactaacTTCTCTCTTCAGCCACTGTCCAACCCATCCAttgagtttttcatttcaatgtgaatgtttttattttctagtaattCTTTTTGgggctttaaaaatatgttttctctttctgattacttctttcttataatctttattttctctcttagaCGCTAAGTACTTTAAACATAATGTATATTCCTTAACAGTTTGGTTAATTTTATGACATTTCGAGGAGGCGATTCACATTATTTGTTGATTGATGAATATCTTCATAATGAATAAACATTatgtgtgttttgtaattttgaattGTGAGCTTGTCTTTGGTGGGTTTCTGTTTGTGGGATTCCTGTCTAGAGTCTGTAAGTCACTGAGGAGAAGTTTTATGTTCCCTTCTATAAGATACTCCAATGCTTTTACCTGTATGAGGAtaatttttatgttacttttttattttgatggttctagaaaaatgtatatattttgtaaattagCATTATCCACTCCTTATGTGGTACAGATCCATAACTGAATTTTCATTAGTTCTCACATACCCTGTGTgggtgtaggtgtgtgtgtgtgttttcctgttTGTGTATACCCTTTCGCTGAAAGTTTAGCCTTTTGAATGTCCTGAATTTATGTGGTGATCTCTACCTCCTGCCTCGTACAGGTTTGAGCTCTCATCTGTTCTACATGGATGTTAATAATCAAGCCTGTGAACTATGAAGACTGATGTGATGCCCTTGAACCTACCTGCCACCTCTCACCTGCCTTCACTATCTCCACCATCACAGATAGTTTTAAgatattaatttttcatattcctCTTTGATTACAGACTCTTATATTTCCCTTACATTCTTGAAAGCTCagttatgattttaaaagtatgattattatattttctctaaatttctatTTGTGTTGAGTGGGTGTGTGTGGATGATTGTATTATGTACCTCATATTTCAGAAAGCCCAAATTCTCAAAATAATGGGAAGATGTGCAGGGGTGTGAGAGCTTACCATGTTTGAGAATTGAGAAAAAATGTCTAGTTTAAAACATtggggccgagcatggtggctcatgcctgtaatcccagcattttgggaggccaagatggttggatcatgagatcaggagttcaagaccaacctggccaacatggtgaaaccctgtctcttctaaaaatacaaaaatgagctgggtatggtgatgtgtgcctgtactcccagctacttggaaggctaaggctggagaatcacttaaccctgggaggtggaggttgcagtgagccaagatcgagccactgcactccagcctgggtgacagagcgagattctgtctaaaaaaaaattgaaacaaacaaaacaaaacactggatATGTGACTCAGTATAATCCTAAGAGAAGTTATGTACTAATAATGAAAGTTCCATACAAGACAGATTAAgccatttggattttattctgaagtCCCTGACTATTTAAACACAGAGTCACATGTTGAAAGTTTTATTCTGGTATCAGTATGGAAACCCTATCAGGAGAGATAAGTAGAGAAACCAGTAATGAGGTTATAGAAATTAGTATTGGTTAGAGATGCAAAAACTTAAACAGTCATAGTAGACTAACAGCAAAGAATGGATATAAGGGAAAACATAGAAGTTAATGAGTGATTGGATGTGGGAGATGATGGAgtaattccttcagttttttgtttgtgcaTCAGGcagatgataatgataatgcCATTAACTAACATagggaacaaagagaaagaacaggtAATTTCATGACATTCTAAAGCAGTATCTCATGTAGGAGTTGTTTGATggggtctttaggtttttctaaatataagatcatgttgtcgGCAAACATGGataatttggcttcctcttttctaatttgggtggcttttctttctttcattggcCTGATTGCTCgggctagaacttctagtactatgttgaataggagtggtaaaagtggacatccttgtcttgttccagatcttagaggaaacaTAAAAATGTCAGCTTTGTCAGAAGAATTGTTTCTTTATATGGTATGTGTTTTAATGGTATGTTATTTTCCATACAGGTTCAGCGAGAAGAAATCATGAGGATTGCAGTTGGCTGAGGTATGAATGGAAGGTAAGGAATCAGAGACAGTGAATATAGATAATTCTTTCATGCAGTCAGCCCCtggaaaaagataagaaatagtTGGATGAACAGACAAGTATGAATGAAGAGTTTTTCACTGTAGGTGGAACTTTAGTAGGGCTTGTGAAGTAGATGGAACAAGTCACTACGgtgggtgaaaaggaagaaataaaggagaaaataaatacattaaggAAGCGAAATCCTACACCTTAGAGAGGGAGCATAGATGGTCAAGGTTGAATCTAGGTCTTTAATGATATTGAGTaacataatataattaaatagaaatgttATGATCCCTAACCTCAGATCCATGAGTTTCTTTTTGACTTAAATTGTCTTTCAGGCAGACTGTCACTCATCATGAGCTGTGCCTCTAATGCTTCACACTCTCCAGTTTTCTTGCTCCTCGGGTTCTCAAGAACTAATATCTCCCAcactctcctcttcttcctgttcCTGGCTGTTTACCTGGCCACCATATTGGGGAATGTGACACTAGTGCTGCTCATCTCCTGGGACTCCAGACTCCACTCACCCATGTATTATCTGCTTCGTGGCCTCTCTGTGATAGCCATGGGGCTATCCACAGTCACATTGCCCCAGTTGCTGGCCCATCTGGTCTCTGATTACCCAACCATTCCTGCTGCCCGCTGCTTggttcagttcttttttttctatgcatttggGGTTACAGATACGCTTGTCATTGCTGTCATGGCTCTGGATCGCTATGTGGCCATTTGCGACTCCCTGCACTATATTTTGGTAATGAATCACCAACGGTGTACCTGCTTACTAGCATTGAGCTGGGTAGTGTCCATACTGCACACCATGTTGCATGTGGGACTCATCCTGCCTCTTTGCTGGACTCGGGATGCTGGGAGCAATGTTAACCTTCCTCACTTCTTTTGTGACCACCGGCCACTTCTGCGAGCCTCTTGTTCTGACACACATTCTAATGAGCTGGCCATATTCTTTGAGGGTGGCTTCCTTATGCTGGGCCCCTGTGCCCTCATTGTACCATCTTTTGTCTGAATTGGGGCCACTATTCTACGTTTGCCTTCAGCTGCTGGTCGCCACCAAGCAGTCTCCACCTGTGGATCCCACCTCACCATGGTTGGTTTCCTCTATGGCACCATCATTTCGGTCTACTTCCAACCTCCCTCCCAGAACTCTCAGCATCAGGATATGGTGGCTTCAGTAATGTATACTGCTATTACACCTTTGGCCAACCCTTTTGTGTATAGCCTCCACAATAAGGATGTCAAGGGTGCATTCCACAGGCTGCTTGAATGGGGGAAGGTAGACCCCTGATTAGCCTGCTGTGGGCCATATTGAATAGGCGAGAAAAGTTATGGGCATATTATAAGCAGAGTTGGTTTTGGGGAGATCAGAGGGAGGAATatcagagggagggagggcctAGATAACTTAAGGAACTCTAGATTTGCTTCTTGTCAATGTTTTGCTTTGATAGAGCCATAAACATTGTATATTCATAGACACATAACATCAGGGCTTCTTTATCAACATACCTCTGGACACCCTCCATCAGGccttttattttatcaaaatggatgaaaatgAATTACCAAGTCTGGGTGGTTTTAATTTTAGAGTTCTGAGGGAATATGAGGATAGGATTGTGAAACTATGAACTAAAGGAAGGGCAGTAGAGTTAATCATCGTCACATTTAGGTTGGTGTGCGTTCTTGTGggagtgtgtttgtgtatatcaGAAAGTAAGGGAAGACAGCAGTTTAGACAAATAGGGCTGTCAAGTTCACTACCTATTCCATTCAATGAGCAAAAATATGTCCCAGAGTGAGTATGAAATGATAATCACAATTCTACTATTCCGTAAGTTAGCCCTAATTTCCATGGGTTTC comes from Papio anubis isolate 15944 unplaced genomic scaffold, Panubis1.0 scaffold121, whole genome shotgun sequence and encodes:
- the LOC116272529 gene encoding LOW QUALITY PROTEIN: olfactory receptor 1B1-like (The sequence of the model RefSeq protein was modified relative to this genomic sequence to represent the inferred CDS: substituted 1 base at 1 genomic stop codon), whose amino-acid sequence is MSCASNASHSPVFLLLGFSRTNISHTLLFFLFLAVYLATILGNVTLVLLISWDSRLHSPMYYLLRGLSVIAMGLSTVTLPQLLAHLVSDYPTIPAARCLVQFFFFYAFGVTDTLVIAVMALDRYVAICDSLHYILVMNHQRCTCLLALSWVVSILHTMLHVGLILPLCWTRDAGSNVNLPHFFCDHRPLLRASCSDTHSNELAIFFEGGFLMLGPCALIVPSFVXIGATILRLPSAAGRHQAVSTCGSHLTMVGFLYGTIISVYFQPPSQNSQHQDMVASVMYTAITPLANPFVYSLHNKDVKGAFHRLLEWGKVDP